Genomic segment of Candidatus Flexicrinis affinis:
ACGCCGCGCGCGGCTTGACCGCACCTGTTTGAGCGAGAAGAGGATGATCGGAATGACTGCCCCGACGATCAGTTCCAGCCAGAACAGCACATTGTTCAGGCTCGCCTTCCAAAGGGCAGGTGGAATTCGTTGGCGATGATCAGCTCACCGAACTTCAGCACAAGGTAGAAGCCGAGGATCCACGGCACGAACCAACCCAGGGTGGACAGCGTGCGCTTGCTGAGGCTCCGCCCGAACAGCCAATAGCTGGCCGTTGCGCCGGCGATAACCATACTGATGCCCGCCGCCAGCGAGCTGACGAGGAAGAAGACCGGCAGCAGCATCGAGTACCACAGCGGGTCGACGCGGGGCGACATGATGACGAACAGCGTGCCCAGTGACGATTGGTGCATGGTCGATAACGTGACGCCGACGATCACGATCGGCACGGTGAAGCGCTTGATCAGCGGAAGCAAGCCGCGCAGGCGCGTGTTCTGCAGCAGCACAGGGCTGAACTCATAGATCAGGATGGTCGAATATGCCGCGATACACCAGCTCACTTCGAGCAGCGCCGAGGCTGAAATTAGGCCGCAGGAACACGTTGTAGAACTTGTCCCACCGGCCGAGATCGAACAGCAGGATCAGCAGCACCGAGCTGTAGCCGAGCAGGCCGG
This window contains:
- the nrfD gene encoding polysulfide reductase NrfD, with amino-acid sequence MSWCIAAYSTILIYEFSPVLLQNTRLRGLLPLIKRFTVPIVIVGVTLSTMHQSSLGTLFVIMSPRVDPLWYSMLLPVFFLVSSLAAGISMVIAGATASYWLFGRSLSKRTLSTLGWFVPWILGFYLVLKFGELIIANEFHLPFGRRA
- the nrfD gene encoding polysulfide reductase NrfD — protein: MAVVALSGGAFTLAALVYVLQLERLHAAVRPTVLAGLLGYSSVLLILLFDLGRWDKFYNVFLRPNFSLGAARSELVYRGIFDHPDL